The stretch of DNA AAAAAGGCGCAACAATGACAATAGCATTGCGGGAAGTTGCTGACGTTGAAGGCTACGGAATAGCTGACATAAACAAAGACATGAAAATTTCAAGATTCGTCGAAAAACCAATGCCTAAAGAAGCCCCGTCAAATCTTGCCAACACAGGCTTATACATGGTCTCGCCAGAAATAAAGAAAATCTTCAAAGAAAAAGGAGTAAAGCAAATAATCAAAGAAAAAAATCGCCTAGATTTTGGCTTTGACTTTATTCCCTACCTTATAAAAACTGGAAGACCAGTTTATGGGTACACTTTGAAGGGAAGCTGGTATGATGTTGGCAGTCCAAAACGCTATTTGGAAGCTATGCAAGACATGCTTAATGGACGCTTCTCATCCTTAAAGGATTTTGGCGGAAGAATAAGTGAAGAAACAAGAGTGTGGGTTCAAGGAGAAAGCTCCGAATCACAAAAGAGAAGACAAGAAATCATAAGAAAAATCAAACAAGGAAAAATAGAAATCGAAGGCGCTGTTCTAATCGGGCGGCACTGTGAAATAAGCGACGGTGTGCGATTGGTTAATTCGTGTGTTGACAATTATACGAAGATAGGAAAGGATGCTGTGATAGAGAATTCGGCAATTCTAGATAGGGTCATAATTGAGGAAAAAGCGGAGATAAAAGACAGTATTGTCGGAAGACATGTGACAGTTCTGTCAAGCCCCAGAAAACAGACAAAGATAGATGGGGTATCAGTTATTGCAGATGACGTGACAATAGCAGAAGGATGCACACTAACAGCAACAAAAATTTACCCTCACCAGTACGTGAGAGGAGAATTCGCTAATCAAACATTAATGCCAGGTTAAAAATGGACATCAAATTAGCTGAAATCAGAAAGAGAACCATTTCAGTAAACGAATATTTGGATAGTTTGGGAGAACCGTTCCGCGAAAAATTCTTCACCAGAAAACGAACTTATAGATTGAATCAAGAAATGATAATCCAGCTTAAAAAATTTGCAGACAATTTTGTGGTGGTTGCTTTTTCAGCGGAATGGTGCAAAGACTGCGCCGCCAACATCCCAGTTCTAGCGTTAATATCAGAAGCAACAGGATTAGAAGTCCGAATCTTCGGCGGATTAATGAAAGACCCGTTAAGTCATACTATAAAATGGAGAATCCCGCCATCACCGCCTGAGGTAGAAACATTCAAAGTGGATAAGATTCCACTCATAATATTATTCTCTAAGGAAGGAAAAGAAGTCGGAAAAATAATTGAGAACCCGCAGAAACCAACACTTGAAGAAGAATTGCTGACGTTTATTTTAGAAAAACGCTCATAAACCGGTTCATTCAACGATTTTGTTGAGAAATTTGCTTCATTCCGATTCTATCAAAATATCATGCTTCTAAAATCTATTTTCAATAAAAGAGGAAACCTTTCAATGAGCATAATTTTATGCTTATTTACGCTTTGAACCATTTGAATATCAAATATCTTATTTTTCCCTTTTCCAAGTTCGGCACCGCAATAATGAATCTTTTTCGGACGGTTGTCGCTAGCCTTCCAGCTTTAACAATATCAGTGGCGGTAATCTCAGACTTAGCACTTTTAACAGACACCATATACGGTGCATGTTCAACACCGGGTCCATACTTGTAAACAGCAAAGTCGCATCCAAACTTTATACCCGGCGTGACGATTAACCCATCATCACGCAAATCCCGATAAACAGTATATTTTTCATCAAAATCCTCATATAATTGCCTAGCTCTTTGACGTAACTTAACGAGACTAACCTTCTTCTTGTCAACGCCTTCATAGACTGTTATGATTCCCTTTGACGCGAGGTACAAACCTTCCATCAAATCTAAAACAAGCGGAACATTGAACTCCGGAATTTTTGGTTTAGAAATTCCCAAGGGTTTCCCATAAAAACCCATCTTGTAAAGTTCCGAGCCCTTAACGGAATCCCACACCACTAAGAAGTTTTCGATGAACTCCACTTCTATTTTCTTAGGCATTTCGTTTTTCTCTCTCTCACATAATCAAAGATAAGATTCGTGCAGCGTCGGCAGCGTCTTCTGCTTTGTCGGCTGAATCTTCAAGAAGTTGCAGAACATCTCTTAAGAGAATCAACGTGGGAAACTCTAACTTGCTGCTTAGAAGTTTTATTTCAAACTCGCGGTAAAGTTCATCAACAGTTCTTTCAGCAACTTCAACATCCTTAGCTTTTTCCATAGCTTTGGCGGGACCATAACTTAAGACCATAACTGTCTCTCTAAGCTTAACAACAGCGTCCAAAACTGCCTCTGAAAGTTTAAGCAAATCTTTCTTTATGTCTCCCGAAACGTTCCAATTGTGTTCCATAATTTCAACCAAACGGAAGGCAATGCCCTCAGAGAAATCTGCGATTTCACTTGTCAAGTTTGTGAACCTCAAAAAGTCTTCTCTGCTAAGAAGAATAGCTCCTATCTCTGCAAGTTCTTGCGAAACCAGTCGTCTAGCTTTGTCAACTTCTTCTTCGCCGCTTCTGATTTCAGTGAAAAGCTGCTTTGCCTTTTCCTTATCATTTCGCATAAAACAGTCTATCATTTGAGGAACCTTTCGGGTGACGTCTAAAACCTTTCTTAAATGGTCTTGGCAAACGGTCAAGGCTCGCCGTTTTACACGTTCTTCAGTTTCTGCCGGAAGCACCAAAGTTTTTCCCGCCCGCAAAACAGGGCAAATTTTCCTATCATTAGATATACTGAAGCATTAAAAAAGGTAACGTAAACAGTGCTTTTAGAGTGGCTTGCCTAAATCTTCAAAATTGATTTTCTTCTTGAAATATTTGTGCAGAAGCTCTGGTAGGTTCTCGATTTTGGTTCTGACTTGTTTCCATGAATCGCGGTCGCGAATAGTTACTGTGTCGTTTTTTAGTGTTTCGTAATCAACTGTTACGCCTAAGGCTGCGCCGATTTCGTCTGCACGAGCGTATCTTCTACCAATAGAACCCGCTTCGTCATATTCAACTGCGAAACCCTCACCGAGAAGCATGTTATACACTTCCAATGCTTTTTGGGGCAGTCCATCTTTGCTTACAAGAGGATAAACACCGACTTGTATTGGTGCAATGTCACGGGGGAAACTCAGCACAGCCCTATCATCCTTAACATTGTAAGCGTACTCAAGAGTGACATAAACAAGCCTGTCAGAGCCGAAACTGGGCTCAACAACATGGGGGATGAAGCGTTTTCCGCGTTCAATAATCTTTTGTCGTGTAATCGTTACGTCTTCTGGGAGAATCTTGTATTTTCCAAGCGTGTAGTATTTGTTTTTCTTCAGAGAAGCCTCAATTTTCTCTGGGTCAGCTTTAGAAAGCATTTCTGCCACTTTCGCGGCTTCAGACTTAAACGTTGGACCAAGCTTAGCCATCACTGGCTTTATGATTAACTGTTCCTTCTCGACGGGTTTAGCATATTCTTTGTAAATCTGCAAGTCTTCTCCGCTGAAATTCATGTGCTGTTTTAAGTCGTAATCTGTTCTGTAAGCGTGTCCAGAAACTTCCACCCAACCCCAACGTTCAACGTAAACTTCTTGGTCAAAACTCTGAAGCGAATAGTGAGCTCTTTCCCAAGGGAGTTTTTCGATGAAACGCTGTTTTTCGGTTGGAACACCCAAATCTATTAATAGTCTTTTAGCGTAAGCCATAAAAACTGCTTGCCACTCCGCCTTGATTAGACCCTTCTTTAATGCTTCTTTTACGGTAACTTCGGTTATTTCTTCAGATTCCCGTAGTTTAGTTTCAGCAAGCAAAAGCCGCAACTTTTCATTTTCAACATCTTTCAAGAGAAAACAGTCAGGTTCTTCTGGGTCAAAAAAGAATTCTAAATCCACTATTGTGAATTCTCTCAATCGTATGAGCCCTTGTCTGGGTGAAATTTCGTTTCTTAACGCGTGACCAATTTGCAGAACGCCGAAGGGAAGCTTTTCTCGAGCCATCTCGTATAAACGCCGAAATTCTACAAAAATTCCTTGCGCCGCTTCGGGTCTTCCATAACCAACCGCGCCCGAATATGGACCTATCGTGGTTTTAAACATTGTTAGGAATAGTTTGGGTTCGCTGAAAGTGCCGCCGCATTCTGGACATTTAATGTTATGTTTTTTGATTGCGGCTTTCAATTCTTTAAGGCTTAGCTTTTCAGCTTCAGCTTCCGTCATTCTTGCAAATTCTTGGAGTAGATGATCTGCGCGGAATCGTTTCTTGCATTTTAGGCATTCAACCATAGCTTCTTTGAAATGGTCCACGTGACCTGACGCTTCGAATACTTTGCTTGGAGCAATTATTGGAGATTCTATTTCCAAGATGCCTAGTTTGTTTACGAAGAGTTCTCGAAGTTTGTTTTCGATGTTCTGCTTTAGTTTTGCGCCTAAAGGACCGTAAGTTGCGAAGCCGCTTACTCCGCCATACATCTCGTATGATTGCCAAAAGAAGCCTCGTCGGCGTGCTAACTCGTCAATTATAGTGAACTTGTCCAAATTTTTAGTCTTGCCAGTCAATTGTGTTCAGCCTTCTCTATTGATACTTACTCAAAGACTTTAAGGCTTACTAAAATTTGTAATAGTTTCAAAAAGGTTACAAGCAGTTTGCGCTACAACATCAAGTATTGACTATTCTGGCTTTTATATTTTCAACAATTTTTACATTCTGTATTTTTCCATTCTCGTCTATTTGGAATCCGAGTATCACACGGTCTTTCGCATTTTTTGCTGTTGAATTCTACTCCACAATAGCCACATTCAATGTCTGATTCCATTTCCACAACATACCACACAACACCAACATGATAACGATTCCATACAGGACAAGTTTCAGTTCAAAGCTTTCAAAATCACTAAAAAACCGCACGTAGAACTTGTATTTCAACCTATTTATAAGGGGGGCTACTACTTTCAGAGAGCACAAAATCAACGAAAAGGTCTGTACTGTTTTCGAATATAATCACAATAATGAAAAGGGTCACCAAAAGTGTTAATGTAAGAAAAAGATATTATAAGAGAACAGAACAAAATGCACGGACCAAGTGCCAAGAATAGAGAAGGACCAGCCTTCAAATTCATCTCGATCTTTTCTTCGTTTCATTAGTAAGCAACGTAGCATTTTATAAAGAAGACACAAAATATCAAATGCAAAAGAGAGGAATCAACAATGCCAAAAATAAAAGTTGCCATCGTCGGCGTTGGAAACTGCGCGTCCGCCCTAATCCAAGGAATACAATACTACAGCAATTGCGATAAAGAAGACCGCGCCATTGGACTGCGTCATCTGTTTATAGGAGGCTATCACCCAAGAGACGTGCAAATTGTCGCCGCCTTCGACATAGACAACCGAAAAGTCAGCAAAGACCTTTCAGAAGCAATTTTTGCAGCACCAAACAACGCCCCAAAAATAACCATCATACCAAACTCGAACGTTATCGTAAACAAAGGTCCAGTATTGGACGGCATCGGCGAATACACAAAAAACCTCATCCAAATCAGCAACCAACCAGAAATAAACATCGCAGACGTATTGAAAGAAAGCGACGCAGAAATCATGCTGAATCTGCTTCCAAGCGGCGCAGTAAAAGCCTCGAAATGGTATGCCGAACAAGCTTTAAAGGCTGGCTGCGCATTCGTGAACGCTACACCAGCTTTTATTGCAAGCGACGCAGCATGGGCTAAACGCTTTGAAGAAGCAGAACTACCACTTGCAGGCGACGATTTAATTGACCAAGTAGGCGCAACCACACTACACAAAACATTACTAAAACTCCTTTCAATGCACGGCGTTCGCATAGCCCAAACATACCAACTTGATGTTGGCGGAGGAACAGAATCCTTGGACACTCTTGAAAGAACAAGAGACATAAAACGCACCGTCAAAACAAAATCTGTAGAAACCGCATTGCCATACAAAGCTGAAGTTGTTGCAGGCTCAACAGATTACGTTGACTTTTTAGAGAACAGACGAGACAGCTACTTCTGGATAAAAGGCTTATACTTCTGCAACACCTCAATGCAAATAGACCTAAAACTTTCGACTGTAGACGCGCCAAATGCGGGTTCTGTATTGTTAGATGTAATAAGAGCGGTGAAAATAGCGCTAGACAAAAGGCTAAAAGGAACCGTGCTGCCAATCTGCGCCTACGCGTTTAAACATCCACCACAAATTATTCCGCTAGAAACTGCAGAGCAAATGTTCGCAGACTTCATCATGAAAAAGCACGCTTAAACGCCTTAACGCCTAGTAATTTTCTGCAGTTCCCGTATTACCTTCTCCTTCACTCCAACCCGCTTCATCCTTTCCTTCAAAAAAGCTATAGTTTTCACCGGCGTTGGGTCGACACCACGCAGAACAGCCAGATAAACACTAGCAAAATCACCAAGGACAACCGTCGACAACATCTTCGCCAAGCTTCTTCTGCCTTGACCGTAAATTTCGAAAACCTTTAATGACTCCTTACTTATCAATTCCTTCGTAGTTTCAATTCTCTGCCGCATTGCTTCCGACTCGTCATTGTCCCGAATTAATAATACAGAGAAGCACTTCGCAAGTTTCTCCACTCTTTCCCAACCCACAATCTCGTTATGATTAAGTTCTGGGAAAAACTCCCATTTTGCCGGAACCTTACTGTTTTCATTAAACTGCTGCTTGAGACGCTGAGCAACAGCACGGTAAATTCCAAAACCATAAACAACCGGAACAGTGCCGCAGATGTTTAATGCCAACTTCTTAGAAAAATTATCATTTAAAGGAATCTTAGGCGAGTTTGACTCGCTAATCTGCTTCAGAACATGGATAGCTTCAGAAATTTCAGGCTTAGCATCTTTGATTAAACCGATTTTCTCCATCAAAATACACAGAGGCACAAAAAGGTAAGGAAGCGTTGCGCGCGGAGCCATTCCAGAAGGAACACGCAAATGCGGAATACTTAATTTTTCGGCAAATTCCAGCAACTTTCCTCCAGAACTTATGCAAACACTCATACATTCTCGTTTCACTGCGTCTAAAAATACGCTTAATGATTCCTCAGTTTCGCCAGAATAGCTCACAACAAAAACCAGAGTGTTCTTGTTTGCATACTCAGGTAAAGAATATTCCCGACAAACTTCGATTGGAACAGTCAATTGGTCTCTTGCCCAATCCTTCAAAAGTTCACCGCCGATGGCGGACCCGCCCATGCCCGCAACAATGATTGCTTTGGGCTTTGGATAACTGATAGAAATCGTTTCAGCTAACCTTGCAGCGTCACTATAATGTTTAGGAGCGCCGACACAGAAAGAAAGCATATTGCTCTTATCAATCCGTTTAATTTCCTCAAGATCATTCAAAATGGTTGCTTTTGGCAAACTCCTTCACCCGTCACAGTCAAATGTGAAAGGTATATGCTTTTAGCTTTTAAGCAGAAGATGTATAAATAATAACCATTTGAGGATTAACCCAGTAGTAATAAAGGCGGAAAACACAGTTTGAACGGGAAAAAAATTTCAATCGCCATACCAGCTTCGGTTGTTTCTGACACTCCTCATTTGCGTGAAAAAACATCAAAGATAGGTCTTATGGGAAGAGCAGCCGCAATTTTCAAAGTAGACGAAATCATAGTTTATCCAGATAATCCTGAAACAAACCAAAGACATGAAATAGATTTAATCGCAACCTTGCTTGCTTACATGGAAACACCCCAGTATCTAAGAAAAAGACTGTTCAAACTCAAACCAACATTGCGTTATGCTGGCATACTTCCACCATTACGCACACCACATCACCCATTAAACCGCAAAACAAAAGATTTGAAAATCGGCGAATACCGAGAAGGAGTAACACTATCCAGCAAGGAAAATGACACACTCATAGACATCGGCGTAGAAAAACCAGCGATAATTCAAAATAAGCAATTACCAAAAAACAAGCGCATAACCATAAAAATAACCAAAATAAACGAACAAGCACAAGTTGAAATTGCAAGCCGCGAAGAAATACCACATTACTGGGGATACACAATCACCCCCGAAACACAACCATTCGTGAAAATATTAAAAAACAGAAATTTCGATTTAACCATCGCCACCTCTAAATATGGCACTCCGTTTGCAGATGCCACTGAAGAAATTTCAGAGCGATGGCGATCAGCACAAAAAATTCTCGTAGCGTTCGGCGCACCCACTCAAGGCTTATATGAAATAGTTAGACATGAAGGATTCAACTTGGATGACGTAGTAGATTTTACCATTAACACAATTCCGACGCAAGGAACAGAAACGGTTAGAACAGAAGAAGCACTCATTGCATCTTTAGCAATCTTAAACACACACTTTCGCTTTTAATGTTTAAATGCACGTTTTGCATATGTGCGTTTATGTATTTCGACATCGTCATGCCCATAACACTTTTCCTAGTCACAATAGCCGCTATGCTCTTAGAAAAGAAAATCGAAGGAAAGTTCAAGGGCATTTTCGAAGAAAAACAGTTCAGCACTTGGAATGCTATAGTACTCGTCGCAGCAATGAGTATAACAATATCGCTAATGGTGTTTGTACCGCAAATGGCAATCATGACGATGTTTCTCTTTGCCTACTCAATGGTACTGTTCATTTTTTCTTACCTTTTCTCAAACCTCCCAAAAACAAAGGCTCAACTCTTTTTCAAAGCATTTCTTATAATAAGCTTCGCCGCCGCCACGATTAGCATTTTCACTTTCGGAACAGACATCATGGTTGCTTATGGAGCCTTGGCCTTTTTCTCTCTCTCCAGTTTTGCATTAGTGGCATTATTATATGAGAAAAATAGAGTTAGCACAGAAGAAAGATGGTATCTGGCAGTGCTGCCGCCAGCATCATTCATATGCCTATACGTATTTTTCAGCAGAACACCAATATGGTTTCCGTATCTACTTGACATGTATGGAATTGTCTTTGCAGTCTTAATAATTCTCTATCTAGGAACATTATTCACATGGAAAACCACGCTGATTTTTGCTACGCTATTAACAGTTATGGACATAATTCTCGTGTTATTCACGGGCGCGATGGTTTCCGCAGCAAGACATGTCTCAGTCCTAAGACTCCCAGTACTTATTTCATTGCCAACTCTTCCTACAATCACAACTGAATGGGGAATGATCTATATGTCATTAGGCCTAGGCGACTTTTTCTTTGCTGGATTATTAGGAATACAAACTATGAAAAAGTTTGACAAAAAATTCGCAATCTTATCAGTTGCCGCAATGTGCATTTCATTCTTCATCTTCGAAACAATAATACTGAACTATGAACTAAGAGCATTCCCAGGCACGTTAATGATTATCTGCGGTTGGCTACCACTAGTAATTTTAAAAGCAATTGGGAAAACACAAAAACGTTAAAGAAAATTTAAAAGAGGAAACCCGGCGATTCCAAAAAAGGTTTCTAGCCAAAAAGTGCGCCTAAACCCTCAAGCGCTGCCTCTTCCTTGGCTTTCTCCTCTTCTTCCTTCTTTTTCTTCTCTTCTTCCTTTGGTTTAGCTTCTGCCGCTGGCGCCGCCACACCTGGTGCAGCTGCAGGCGCAGCCATCATTGTAGAAGCAGACTTAATTGCTTCGTCAATGTTCACTTCAGCTAAAGAAGCCACTAAAGCCTTAACCCTCACAGCATCAACATTTATGCCCGCTGCTGTCAAAACCTGCGTCAAGTTTTCCTCGTTTATTTCCTTTCCGGCCTTGTGAAGAAGCATGGCAGCGTAAACATATTCCATACTCGTTTCACCTTTCGGTTCAAATACCAAGCTTTAAAATATAAACCTTTTCTGTCATTTGCATGCAAATGTCTAAGAACTGCCCCAAATCAATCTCCACATTGTAATTTTTAGCAAGTAGAAGAATTTTCCGATAAGCATTTAGATTCGTCGAAACCAATTACTAATAGAGAATCTGAAGGAATGAAGTTGCAAGAAACTAAATCCTACACTATCGACATAAGCAGAACTCGAGGAAAAGGAGAGTTCAAATGCCCAAAATGCGGCGTTCAAATCTCTCCAGATGACAAAACCGACAGGATTTATACTATTTTGGAAACTGTGATGAACGAAGACTGCTTGGAAAAGATAATTCTGCAATGCAATAGTTGCAAAAGCCAGATTAATCTAATAGGATTTCAAGCCTTAGATAAATTGATTTAAGCCCAAAAGGTATCTCTCTGCCCAGCAAATTCTACATAATAGCTTCAGAAACTTCAATCTATATTTTAAGTTCATAATTGTTAAGTAGTTTTAAGGAGCTAACTCTAGTTTTTGCGT from Candidatus Bathyarchaeota archaeon A05DMB-5 encodes:
- a CDS encoding NDP-sugar synthase, translated to MRDNYAPERLRVIIPVGGKAKRLLPLTAETSKACIRLLNRPLIEFSLLSLARQGIRNFIFGVKGYTNYRDLHDYFESGYGFSTRYEISPRVHIKYQPNVDDLGSADSARINMEYYNVRDPVFAVQGDNIFNVNVKELVEFHRKKGATMTIALREVADVEGYGIADINKDMKISRFVEKPMPKEAPSNLANTGLYMVSPEIKKIFKEKGVKQIIKEKNRLDFGFDFIPYLIKTGRPVYGYTLKGSWYDVGSPKRYLEAMQDMLNGRFSSLKDFGGRISEETRVWVQGESSESQKRRQEIIRKIKQGKIEIEGAVLIGRHCEISDGVRLVNSCVDNYTKIGKDAVIENSAILDRVIIEEKAEIKDSIVGRHVTVLSSPRKQTKIDGVSVIADDVTIAEGCTLTATKIYPHQYVRGEFANQTLMPG
- the endA gene encoding tRNA-intron lyase gives rise to the protein MEVEFIENFLVVWDSVKGSELYKMGFYGKPLGISKPKIPEFNVPLVLDLMEGLYLASKGIITVYEGVDKKKVSLVKLRQRARQLYEDFDEKYTVYRDLRDDGLIVTPGIKFGCDFAVYKYGPGVEHAPYMVSVKSAKSEITATDIVKAGRLATTVRKRFIIAVPNLEKGKIRYLIFKWFKA
- a CDS encoding DUF47 family protein; translated protein: MVLPAETEERVKRRALTVCQDHLRKVLDVTRKVPQMIDCFMRNDKEKAKQLFTEIRSGEEEVDKARRLVSQELAEIGAILLSREDFLRFTNLTSEIADFSEGIAFRLVEIMEHNWNVSGDIKKDLLKLSEAVLDAVVKLRETVMVLSYGPAKAMEKAKDVEVAERTVDELYREFEIKLLSSKLEFPTLILLRDVLQLLEDSADKAEDAADAARILSLIM
- the glyS gene encoding glycine--tRNA ligase, with the protein product MTGKTKNLDKFTIIDELARRRGFFWQSYEMYGGVSGFATYGPLGAKLKQNIENKLRELFVNKLGILEIESPIIAPSKVFEASGHVDHFKEAMVECLKCKKRFRADHLLQEFARMTEAEAEKLSLKELKAAIKKHNIKCPECGGTFSEPKLFLTMFKTTIGPYSGAVGYGRPEAAQGIFVEFRRLYEMAREKLPFGVLQIGHALRNEISPRQGLIRLREFTIVDLEFFFDPEEPDCFLLKDVENEKLRLLLAETKLRESEEITEVTVKEALKKGLIKAEWQAVFMAYAKRLLIDLGVPTEKQRFIEKLPWERAHYSLQSFDQEVYVERWGWVEVSGHAYRTDYDLKQHMNFSGEDLQIYKEYAKPVEKEQLIIKPVMAKLGPTFKSEAAKVAEMLSKADPEKIEASLKKNKYYTLGKYKILPEDVTITRQKIIERGKRFIPHVVEPSFGSDRLVYVTLEYAYNVKDDRAVLSFPRDIAPIQVGVYPLVSKDGLPQKALEVYNMLLGEGFAVEYDEAGSIGRRYARADEIGAALGVTVDYETLKNDTVTIRDRDSWKQVRTKIENLPELLHKYFKKKINFEDLGKPL
- a CDS encoding inositol-3-phosphate synthase, producing MPKIKVAIVGVGNCASALIQGIQYYSNCDKEDRAIGLRHLFIGGYHPRDVQIVAAFDIDNRKVSKDLSEAIFAAPNNAPKITIIPNSNVIVNKGPVLDGIGEYTKNLIQISNQPEINIADVLKESDAEIMLNLLPSGAVKASKWYAEQALKAGCAFVNATPAFIASDAAWAKRFEEAELPLAGDDLIDQVGATTLHKTLLKLLSMHGVRIAQTYQLDVGGGTESLDTLERTRDIKRTVKTKSVETALPYKAEVVAGSTDYVDFLENRRDSYFWIKGLYFCNTSMQIDLKLSTVDAPNAGSVLLDVIRAVKIALDKRLKGTVLPICAYAFKHPPQIIPLETAEQMFADFIMKKHA
- a CDS encoding bifunctional phosphoglucose/phosphomannose isomerase, encoding MPKATILNDLEEIKRIDKSNMLSFCVGAPKHYSDAARLAETISISYPKPKAIIVAGMGGSAIGGELLKDWARDQLTVPIEVCREYSLPEYANKNTLVFVVSYSGETEESLSVFLDAVKRECMSVCISSGGKLLEFAEKLSIPHLRVPSGMAPRATLPYLFVPLCILMEKIGLIKDAKPEISEAIHVLKQISESNSPKIPLNDNFSKKLALNICGTVPVVYGFGIYRAVAQRLKQQFNENSKVPAKWEFFPELNHNEIVGWERVEKLAKCFSVLLIRDNDESEAMRQRIETTKELISKESLKVFEIYGQGRRSLAKMLSTVVLGDFASVYLAVLRGVDPTPVKTIAFLKERMKRVGVKEKVIRELQKITRR
- a CDS encoding RNA-binding protein, which codes for MNGKKISIAIPASVVSDTPHLREKTSKIGLMGRAAAIFKVDEIIVYPDNPETNQRHEIDLIATLLAYMETPQYLRKRLFKLKPTLRYAGILPPLRTPHHPLNRKTKDLKIGEYREGVTLSSKENDTLIDIGVEKPAIIQNKQLPKNKRITIKITKINEQAQVEIASREEIPHYWGYTITPETQPFVKILKNRNFDLTIATSKYGTPFADATEEISERWRSAQKILVAFGAPTQGLYEIVRHEGFNLDDVVDFTINTIPTQGTETVRTEEALIASLAILNTHFRF
- a CDS encoding 50S ribosomal protein P1 produces the protein MEYVYAAMLLHKAGKEINEENLTQVLTAAGINVDAVRVKALVASLAEVNIDEAIKSASTMMAAPAAAPGVAAPAAEAKPKEEEKKKKEEEEKAKEEAALEGLGALFG